The Rosa rugosa chromosome 3, drRosRugo1.1, whole genome shotgun sequence sequence GTTTGAGAAGTAGCATTATCGAGCCAATATTTTTTAAGAATAAAAAAAGTGAGAATTGTGATTTATCCCAACATTTATTAAGTAATCAGTaatattctttatttttcataaaacaaaaagaaaattattatttGCAAGCACAGACTTGGATTCTCCGCACTGTTTTTAGAATCCGTGTGAAATATTTGGGGAGATCCACCTCCATCTCATCTCGCTAATTAGATTTATCCTAAAGAAAGAGGTTCTGCGTAAACGTACAAAAAAGTATAAGGTCGAAATTAAAGATTTGTCTTCATGAGTTGTATATGTCATCTAAACGTACAGCTGGAGCTAGCAGTGACCACCATCCCTGTACGTTAATTTTCTTCCTCACAAGTTTCTATCACTAATAATTCACCCAACTAATCTGCACGCCACCAATCAATGGATCACgtactcacaagtcacaacacaACCCTAAATTTCAACATCGTCAAATTTTACCGCCCAACATTTCCAATCATCCTTTCTTCTCCTAGCCTTCTTTGTTTACTTATTCTGGTTTTTAGGACGTAGGAGAGAGATCGAGAATCAAGCAATTGCAAGCTTCAGAGCTAAACCTAACGGTGGACGTACTAGAGACGACGACGATGATGGAGAGTTCGTCGTCCATAACTCCTTTGCTTTTCCGCAACCTTATAACCTCCCTCTTCCTTTTGGCAGAGAATTCCATTTGCAGCTTGGCCCAAAAACACAAAGCCCTAGAACTCATACGCTGCGTTTTCGTCTCTTCCTTCCTCTTTTTCCTGCGTTTGCTTCTTTCTTTAAACCCTAGGTCGACCAACAATAATGAATCCCCCTATTCCATCTTGTACGACTATAAAGACAAGCCTCCCAAGAAGGGTATTGGCGGAAGAAATCACAAGTATATGCCCGCAGCTATCAGCGGAGACGACGACGGCAGCGGCAGCGACACGGCTATAGCTCGAGCACTTTCGCAGCTACTGTCGATCGTCAATAATATCCCGGTAAGCTCCCGCAAGTACCAAGGAGTTCGATCTTTAGCGGAGAACGTCATCTATGACAACCAGAGAGAGGGAGTGGAGGCTTTGCGTCAAGTGAATCGCACGGTTCTGTCGGCAGCGTTTTCGAGGACTTTAAGCCAGCTTGAAGCAGCCGCAACTCTCGAACAGCAGCAGGACGGCGGGGGCGGCGGCGATGGTGATATTGATGGTTTGGATTCtggtcatcatcattggatagTACGGGCCGTTCGGTCCGTTGCGGGCGTGGTGTGGACGAAGGGGGTTAGCAGCGGCGGCTCGAGGAGCTCGGCGGAGAAGCTAGCGGCGGAGCTGCTCTGGTTGGCTGAGACGATGGCGGCTTGTGGCTTTGCTAAAGAGTCTGTGAGGAGATGGGCGTCAGCCTCTAGTTTGGCTCGCCTCTCTCTTTCAGCCGAGCCGCGCCTGCAGGCCTCCTTAGTCAAGATTACAGGTAAATTCCtctttttgatttttctttattcCAGTCCTCTTCGttgtaattctttttcttttcaattacaACATTACACAGTGATATAAATGGAGTTTGCATATGCCTTATAATGAATTGCTTGGCTGATTATAAATCTGTTAGGGGAttgttttttgactttgtcaaggggaacccaaaggcttcctaggcccaagataaaccccttcggcgtatgtgaaatgcttcaactgtgcattgcagcacagtgcctggccactttgacagcttcggggttcgaacctaggttggggagcacacccaactaggcaagaaccactaggccacttgcagtggttgttTAATGATTGTTTAGCAGTCTCAGAGTTCTCAAACAAACAAGATTTTTCATTATATATAGTACGATCCTCTCCCACTCATCCTTTAGCGTAGAAAGTTGCATTCTTTATAGCAATACAAGATTGGAAAAGGAGCTCCAACGATTCCAATATAACTATTAATTCCAAATTTCCAATACATCGATGATAGCAAAGTTGGCATCTAGTGGGAAGTTTATGCACTAGAATATGCCAGTCCTAAGGATTTATCCTTGTTTATtgccaaacaaagaaaaggatTTATATATCCTTTTGTTTGTCTTTGACCGGtaggttttctttttccttgtttgTACGTTTCTGCCTTATACAAGATTTTCGTATCTCTGTTCTAATTCTGTCATTGTTAAGATGATTGAGTGATTAGATTAAGTCTCATCAAGTGCAGTAACATGATGGTATAAGCAATAGAGATCACAGACTGCGCCATCTTCATTTGACTTTTTGATCTGTAATTGAAGAggatttgttttctattttggcCACTGAGGCGAGATTGAATTATTGAATTGTTGAAAGTGAAAACTTTCGTAGACTAAAGTAGAGATATTTCAGTACATACAACAGTTGATTAGCCGCAAATCTATGACTCACTATTGATTGATTACGTGCATGCAGCATTGTTGTTGAAGTATGCCAAAGATATGGGagtggatgaagatgatgataatGAGAGCACGAAAGAGCAGcaagaaagaaaacaagcaaAGATGCAAATGCAGATGATGGTGTTGTGGATTCCATTGCTGTGCACAGCCAGCAATGGCACTGATGTGCCTGTTTTGAGCATCAGCGAAAGGGCTGAGCTGGAGAGAGTACTGGAAGAGACCATAGAGAAGCTGGCAGAAGAAGATCAAGAGCGAGTTCTATCCTTGTGGCTCCACCAATTCACATATTGCTCCTCTTCTGATTGGCCCAATTTACATGCTTCGTATGCTCGCTGGTGTAATGCTTCGCGCAAGCACTTGCTAATTCACAATTCACTTCTCGCAAGTCAGTTGTATAAGCGAGCTTTGAAATAGTATCTCCTATATTTAGTCTTTACATTCACATTGTTAATCGTATAAACGAGCTTTGAAGTAAACAGGTTCAAGACTTCAAGGTATTAAATCTAAACTCTAAGGAACTAAACTCTATAAGTACATAATTACTCCGGTACATGTATACACATCAAATGACTAATTTATTCCACAGGTAACATGAAGAGGATATAGAAGTTGGACAGGTGCCCTTACAAAGGGTCAACTGAAGCACAAAGAATGTACGTAGGTGACCAATTAGGAAGTAAAATGCATTATAAATAAGTGAGAAAGACTTCTTGTTCAGATTACACCTAAAATACTGACATTAATATTAATCTAGGGTCACTTCTCCATCTAAGCAACGaatataagaaaacaaaaaacaaaaaaacactaGCAGGCCGGAAAGAAGATTGCCACAATGGTAATACCctgttgatgatgatgaaagAGAAGATGAGCGCTTACTGAGTAGATATATGTTT is a genomic window containing:
- the LOC133739571 gene encoding uncharacterized protein LOC133739571, whose protein sequence is MMESSSSITPLLFRNLITSLFLLAENSICSLAQKHKALELIRCVFVSSFLFFLRLLLSLNPRSTNNNESPYSILYDYKDKPPKKGIGGRNHKYMPAAISGDDDGSGSDTAIARALSQLLSIVNNIPVSSRKYQGVRSLAENVIYDNQREGVEALRQVNRTVLSAAFSRTLSQLEAAATLEQQQDGGGGGDGDIDGLDSGHHHWIVRAVRSVAGVVWTKGVSSGGSRSSAEKLAAELLWLAETMAACGFAKESVRRWASASSLARLSLSAEPRLQASLVKITALLLKYAKDMGVDEDDDNESTKEQQERKQAKMQMQMMVLWIPLLCTASNGTDVPVLSISERAELERVLEETIEKLAEEDQERVLSLWLHQFTYCSSSDWPNLHASYARWCNASRKHLLIHNSLLASQLYKRALK